One window from the genome of Mastacembelus armatus chromosome 18, fMasArm1.2, whole genome shotgun sequence encodes:
- the klc2 gene encoding kinesin light chain 2 isoform X2, with the protein MSTMVYPREEALERLSQDEIVLNTKAVMQGLETLRGEHAQLLNSLLDCSQPPVAQEKSGLLRKSLEAIELGLGEAQVIIALSSHLSAVESEKQKLRAQVRRLCQENQWLRDELAGTQHKLQRSEQNVAQLEEEKKHLEFMNQIKKFDDDVSPSEDKSQTSGGSGGGGSGGGDTSKDSLDDLFPNDDDQGPAQPSGEVAAQQGGYEIPARLRTLHNLVIQYASQGRYEVAVPLCKQALEDLEKTSGHDHPDVATMLNILALVYRDQNKYKEAAHLLNDALAIREKTLGKDHPAVAATLNNLAVLYGKRGKYKEAEPLCKRALEIREKVLGKYHPDVAKQLNNLALLCQNQGKYDEVEYYYRRALEIYESKLGADDPNVAKTKNNLATCYLKQGKFKDAETLYKEILTRAHEKEFGSVNNDNKPIWMHAEEREESKGKRKDSGPYVEYGSWYKACKVDSPTVNTTLKSLGALYRRQGKLEAAETLEECASKSRKQLKSRISSTDTPAMIYQPINYTKLI; encoded by the exons ATGTCCACTATGGTGTATCCACGCGAAGAAGCCCTGGAGCGACTGAGCCAGGATGAGATCGTCCTCAACACCAAGGCTGTCATGCAGGGCTTGGAGACTCTGCGTGGTGAACACGCACAGCTTCTCAACTCGCTGCTGGACTGCAGCCAGCCACCTGTTGCTCAGGAGAAGTCCGGGCTGCTACGCAAGAGTCTGGAGGCCATTGAGCTCGGTTTGGGAGAGGCTCAG GTGATCATTGCGCTGTCCAGCCACCTGAGCGCTGTGGAGTCAGAGAAGCAGAAGCTGCGTGCTCAGGTGCGTCGGCTCTGCCAGGAGAATCAATGGTTGCGGGACGAGCTAGCTGGAACACAGCACAAGCTGCAGCGCAGTGAGCAGAATGTCgcccagctggaggaggagaagaagcaCCTGGAGTTCATGAATCAGATCAAGAAGTTTGATGACGATGTGTCACCGTCAGAGGACAAGAGCCAGACCTCTGGTGGCAGCGGTGGGGGTGGAAGCGGAGGAGGAGACACTTCAAAGGACAGCCTGGATGACTTATTCCCTAATGATGATGACCAGGGACCAG CACAGCCCAGTGGAGAGGTGGCAGCTCAGCAGGGAGGTTATGAGATCCCAGCCCGCCTCCGGACTCTGCACAATCTGGTGATCCAGTATGCCTCCCAGGGGAGGTATGAAGTGGCCGTACCGTTGTGCAAACAAGCCCTGGAAGACCTGGAGAAGACTTCAGGGCATGACCACCCTGACGTAGCCACCATGCTCAACATCCTGGCCTTGGTGTACAG GGACCAGAACAAGTACAAAGAAGCAGCTCACCTCCTGAATGATGCCCTGGCCATCAGAGAGAAGACACTGGGGAAGGATCATCCAGCTGTGGCTGCAACGCTCAACAACCTGGCTGTGCTCTATGGAAAGAGGGGCAAATACAAGGAGGCTGAACCCCTTTGCAAGAGAGCGCTGGAGATCCGAGAGAAG GTGCTGGGGAAATACCACCCAGATGTAGCTAAGCAGTTGAACAACCTGGCACTGCTGTGTCAGAACCAGGGCAAGTATGACGAGGTGGAGTACTACTACAGACGAGCCCTGGAGATATATGAGTCCAAACTGGGAGCCGATGACCCCAATGTGGCTAAGACCAAAAATAATCTG GCTACATGCTACCTGAAGCAGGGGAAGTTCAAAGATGCTGAGACTCTGTACAAAGAGATCCTGACCAGGGCACACGAGAAGGAGTTTGGATCTGTTAATA ATGATAACAAGCCAATCTGGATGCATGCAGAGGAGCGAGAGGAGAGCAAG ggCAAACGCAAGGACTCTGGTCCATATGTAGAGTATGGCAGCTGGTATAAGGCCTGCAAGGTGGACAG CCCCACAGTGAACACAACCCTGAAAAGCCTGGGAGCTTTGTATCGTCGCCAGGGGAAGCTGGAGGCAGCAGAAACTCTGGAGGAGTGTGCCAGCAAGTCACGGAAACAG ttaaaAAGCAGGATTAGTTCAACAGACACTCCAGCAATGATTTATCAGCCCATAAACTACACCAAACTGATTTAA
- the klc2 gene encoding kinesin light chain 2 isoform X1, which produces MSTMVYPREEALERLSQDEIVLNTKAVMQGLETLRGEHAQLLNSLLDCSQPPVAQEKSGLLRKSLEAIELGLGEAQVIIALSSHLSAVESEKQKLRAQVRRLCQENQWLRDELAGTQHKLQRSEQNVAQLEEEKKHLEFMNQIKKFDDDVSPSEDKSQTSGGSGGGGSGGGDTSKDSLDDLFPNDDDQGPAQPSGEVAAQQGGYEIPARLRTLHNLVIQYASQGRYEVAVPLCKQALEDLEKTSGHDHPDVATMLNILALVYRDQNKYKEAAHLLNDALAIREKTLGKDHPAVAATLNNLAVLYGKRGKYKEAEPLCKRALEIREKVLGKYHPDVAKQLNNLALLCQNQGKYDEVEYYYRRALEIYESKLGADDPNVAKTKNNLATCYLKQGKFKDAETLYKEILTRAHEKEFGSVNNDNKPIWMHAEEREESKGKRKDSGPYVEYGSWYKACKVDSPTVNTTLKSLGALYRRQGKLEAAETLEECASKSRKQGIDAINQSKVVELLKDGVGGGSDRRHSREGINGPGAQRGEGEGDESAEWNGDGNGSLRRSGSFGKIRDALRRSSEMLVKKLQGSGPQEPRNPGMKRASSLNFLNKSTEETTQDTNSGLSDSRGLSASNVDLSRRSSLIG; this is translated from the exons ATGTCCACTATGGTGTATCCACGCGAAGAAGCCCTGGAGCGACTGAGCCAGGATGAGATCGTCCTCAACACCAAGGCTGTCATGCAGGGCTTGGAGACTCTGCGTGGTGAACACGCACAGCTTCTCAACTCGCTGCTGGACTGCAGCCAGCCACCTGTTGCTCAGGAGAAGTCCGGGCTGCTACGCAAGAGTCTGGAGGCCATTGAGCTCGGTTTGGGAGAGGCTCAG GTGATCATTGCGCTGTCCAGCCACCTGAGCGCTGTGGAGTCAGAGAAGCAGAAGCTGCGTGCTCAGGTGCGTCGGCTCTGCCAGGAGAATCAATGGTTGCGGGACGAGCTAGCTGGAACACAGCACAAGCTGCAGCGCAGTGAGCAGAATGTCgcccagctggaggaggagaagaagcaCCTGGAGTTCATGAATCAGATCAAGAAGTTTGATGACGATGTGTCACCGTCAGAGGACAAGAGCCAGACCTCTGGTGGCAGCGGTGGGGGTGGAAGCGGAGGAGGAGACACTTCAAAGGACAGCCTGGATGACTTATTCCCTAATGATGATGACCAGGGACCAG CACAGCCCAGTGGAGAGGTGGCAGCTCAGCAGGGAGGTTATGAGATCCCAGCCCGCCTCCGGACTCTGCACAATCTGGTGATCCAGTATGCCTCCCAGGGGAGGTATGAAGTGGCCGTACCGTTGTGCAAACAAGCCCTGGAAGACCTGGAGAAGACTTCAGGGCATGACCACCCTGACGTAGCCACCATGCTCAACATCCTGGCCTTGGTGTACAG GGACCAGAACAAGTACAAAGAAGCAGCTCACCTCCTGAATGATGCCCTGGCCATCAGAGAGAAGACACTGGGGAAGGATCATCCAGCTGTGGCTGCAACGCTCAACAACCTGGCTGTGCTCTATGGAAAGAGGGGCAAATACAAGGAGGCTGAACCCCTTTGCAAGAGAGCGCTGGAGATCCGAGAGAAG GTGCTGGGGAAATACCACCCAGATGTAGCTAAGCAGTTGAACAACCTGGCACTGCTGTGTCAGAACCAGGGCAAGTATGACGAGGTGGAGTACTACTACAGACGAGCCCTGGAGATATATGAGTCCAAACTGGGAGCCGATGACCCCAATGTGGCTAAGACCAAAAATAATCTG GCTACATGCTACCTGAAGCAGGGGAAGTTCAAAGATGCTGAGACTCTGTACAAAGAGATCCTGACCAGGGCACACGAGAAGGAGTTTGGATCTGTTAATA ATGATAACAAGCCAATCTGGATGCATGCAGAGGAGCGAGAGGAGAGCAAG ggCAAACGCAAGGACTCTGGTCCATATGTAGAGTATGGCAGCTGGTATAAGGCCTGCAAGGTGGACAG CCCCACAGTGAACACAACCCTGAAAAGCCTGGGAGCTTTGTATCGTCGCCAGGGGAAGCTGGAGGCAGCAGAAACTCTGGAGGAGTGTGCCAGCAAGTCACGGAAACAG GGTATAGACGCTATTAACCAGAGTAAGGTGGTGGAGCTGCTGAAGGACGGAGTGGGTGGAGGGAGCGACAGACGACACAGCAGGGAGGGAATCAATGGGCCAGGGGCGCAGCGTGGGGAGGGCGAGGGTGACGAATCTGCTGAGTGGAACGGG GATGGTAATGGGTCTCTGCGTCGTAGTGGCTCCTTCGGGAAGATTCGTGACGCCCTGAGAAGGAGCAGCGAGATGCTGGTGAAGAAGCTGCAGGGGAGTGGACCTCAGGAGCCACGCAACCCAGG AATGAAGAGAGCAAGCTCACTCAACTTCCTCAACAAGAGCACTGAAGAGACCACACAG GACACCAACTCTGGACTGTCGGACTCCAGGGGACTTAGTGCAAGCAATGTGGACCTATCCAGACGCAGCTCCCTGATTGGCTAG